A stretch of Hemicordylus capensis ecotype Gifberg chromosome 9, rHemCap1.1.pri, whole genome shotgun sequence DNA encodes these proteins:
- the SLC7A6OS gene encoding probable RNA polymerase II nuclear localization protein SLC7A6OS → MEGAAVLLRVKRKRGGPVPAEALVLACKRLRTEEEAAAAAQDGVEKNLFKLVATVASENEPIQKYVQEAFAKGKAAQLLRPSLGSAQRVMQSLRSSKQANRQESRYRLVASHRPNLTDGEKVVLDASGVESGENSQLVSEAKKDVSQKESHDTSDYCGEFQLLDIVQEEDVEKDTAVHLKKPDDPDVILCNAVEMIRQRLTVSGSSKEAECSTKGKEYVYDIYCIETAPPGWIENILSVQPYTQECELVDGDHISEEIYDDDDDENNENNWRNDYPDEDEVFSEEESESGSISDEDSGYIRRTWSKYQSDVLQEFEYDELQELDSE, encoded by the exons ATGGAGGGCGCCGCGGTGCTGCTGCGAGTGAAGAGGAAGCGCGGCGGGCCGGTGCCGGCCGAGGCGCTGGTGTTGGCCTGCAAGCGGCTGCGGACTGAGGaagaggccgccgccgccgcccaggatGGAGTGGAGAAGAACCtcttcaagctggtggccaccgtGGCTTCGGAG AACGAGCCTATTCAGAAGTATGTACAAGAAGCATTTGCCAAGGGCAAAGCAGCCCAGCTCCTGAGACCTTCGCTAGGAAGTGCCCAGAGAGTCATGCAGAGCCTTCGTTCTTCCAAGCAAGCCAATAGGCAGGAAAGTCGCTACCGCCTGGTTGCCAGCCACCGTCCAAATCTCACGGATGGGGAAAAAGTTGTTCTTGATGCAAGTGGTGTGGAGTCAGGTGAAAACAGCCAGTTGGTCTCTGAAGCAAAAAAGGACGTTTCCCAGAAAGAAAGCCATGATACTTCAGACTATTGTGGAGAATTTCAGCTGCTTGATATTGTACAGGAGGAAGATGTGGAGAAAGACACTGCTGTGCACTTGAAG AAACCTGATGATCCGGACGTGATTCTTTGCAATGCTGTTGAGATGATTCGTCAACGTTTAACAGTATCTGGCAGTAGTAAAGAAGCAGAGTGCAGCACAAAGGGAAAAGAATATGTTTATGACATCTACTGTATTGAAACAGCCCCCCCTGGCTGGATTGAGAACATACTATCTGTACAGCCCTACACACAGGAGTGTGAACTG GTGGATGGAGATCACATCTCAGAAGAAATatatgatgacgatgacgacgaGAATAACGAGAATAACTGGCGTAATGACTACCCAGATGAAGATGAGGTTTTTTCTGAGGAAG AATCTGAGAGTGGGAGCATTAGCGATGAAGATAGTGGATATATCAGGAGAACGTGGTCAAAATACCAGTCTGATGTCCTACAGGAGTTTGAATATGATGAGTTGCAAGAGCTGGATTCTGAGTAG